The sequence below is a genomic window from Campylobacter concisus.
GGTTGTCAAAGAGTGGCCTCTCTTTTGCGTCTGCTAGAGGCATGTAGTTTACCGCTTCGATCTTTAAAAGAGCGTAGTATTTTTCTTGATCTTTTGGCTCTCTTACTTGGCCGGTGATGATGTCGCCCACGCGAAGTGCAAATTTGCGGATCTGTGAGTTTGAGACGTATGCATCGTTTGAACTGTCGCTTAAATTCGCATCAACAGCCCTTAAAAAGCCATAACCTTCGTTTGTGATCTCTAAAATTCCAGTAAATAGTATAAAGCCGCCTTGTTTTGTCTGGGTTTTTAGTATCTCAAATATCAAATCCTGCCTACGAAATTCTCGTGGATTTTCGACACCAACGCTATTTGCGATCTGCACTAGCTCATCTAAACTAAGCGTTCTTAGCTCTTCGATCTTGTGTCCGTCTACTGGTATGTGTGTTCTTGATGCTTGATGTTTTTTTGTAGTTTTTGTGTTTTGAGCAGCACTTTGCTCGGTTTGGTTATTTTCCATATTTCCTCTTTAAATGTGGGGATAATTTTGCAGAATTTCTAGGTTTCAAAAAGAAGTTTTTGAAAGTTTTGGCATTTTATAAAAATAAAACTTTGTTGTCAAGAAATGGCATAAAATAAAATTTTTGCTCAAAAATGGTTGATTTGCTATAATCTCGCCATTTTATAACGATAACAAAAGAAGAAATTTGTGCCTATTTTTGTAGTTTGCCTACCATAAATTTATATGGTGCGTAATAGGCATGCGATGCAACAATATTGGTAAAAATTTTAGATAAAAGAAAGTAAAAATGCCACAAAGTAGATGTGCTCATTGTAGATTAAAATTTGATGAAAACGTGATGATCTCAAATGAAAGTGGACTTAAATTTTGCTGTGTTGGTTGCAAAGGTGTTTATGAAATTTTAGATGAAAATGGGCTTAGCGAGTTTTATGAGCGTCTTGGCAAAAATACACTCACACCAGCAAGCAACGGTGCAAATATCAAAAATTTAGCGGCAAATTTTAGTGAGCTTGTGACAAAAGAGGGCGACTTTAGTCAAATTTCATTTTTAATCGATGGCATCACTTGCTCAGCTTGCATCTGGCTACTTGAAAAGGCACTTTTTAGCTTGCCGGGCGTCTTGGAGGTAAATATCAACTCGCTTAATCAAAAAGCGGTCATTATTTTTGATGAGCAGGAGCTTTTAGTAGAGCAGATAATTGAAAAAATTTATGCCGTTGGTTATGTCCCAAAGCCCTATGCTACGAGTCAAAAAGAGGACGAACTAGCCAAGAAAAGAAGAAATTTTTACACAAAAGCGCTAGTTGGTATCTTTGCTACGATGAACATTATGTGGCTGGCTATTGCTCAGTATAGTGGGTATTTTAGTGGCATAAGAGGCGACATAAAAGATATATTAAGCTTTGCACAGTTTGTATTAGCGACGCCTGTACTTTTTTATACTGGTAGCGAGTTTTTCAAAGGAGCAAAGATAGCCATAAAAAACGCTTCGCCAAATATGGATCTGCTTGTTATCACGGGAGCTAGCATTACCTATATTTATTCGATTTATGCGATGTTTACGAGGAGTGGCGAGAGCTATTTTGACTCGGTTGCTATGATCATCACCTTTGTTTTTATCGGTAAATTTTTAGAAATTTTGGGTAAGAAAAAGGCGCTTGAGACTTCAAATTTCTTAAATGATATGCTGCTTACAAAGGTATGTATTTTGGAGGATGGCAAAGATGTTTTAAAAGAGCCAAGAGATGTAAATTTGGGCGAAAAGATCGTGCTTAGATCAGGCGAGAGGGCGCTACTTGATGGAGTAGTGCTTAGCGGTGAGGCAAGCATGGATAGCTCAAGTCTAACGGGAGAGAGCCTGCCTGTGACCTTGGGAGTGGGGCAAGAGGTAAAAAGTGGCGTCATTTGTCAAAATGGACAAATCATCTACGAAGCAAAGAAAATTTTTAAAAATTCTTATCTAAATCAGCTCATAAATTTGCTCCAAAATGCAGAGCTAAAAAAGCCAAATATCGAGCTAGTGGTCAATAAAATCGCTTCTAAATTTTCTCTTAGCGTGCTAACTTTGGCATTTTTTACATTTTGGTTTTGGTACTTTAAATTTGGCTTTTCAGAAGCTATCGTCACGGCTGTTAGCGTCATCGTGATCGCTTGCCCTTGTGCGCTTGCCCTTGCCACGCCAGTTAGTAGTGTTTGTGCTCTTGGTGTGGCTTTTAAAAATAGAGTGCTTTTTAAAGAGGCTAAATTTTTTGAAAGCCTTGCAAAGTGCGATGTAGCGGTCTTTGATAAGACTGGCACGCTCACAAAGGCGGAATTTGAAGTTAGTGATTTTTTCATAAAAGAGAGCATAAGTTTAGATGAAATTTATTCGCTAGCTCTTATATCAAATCATCAAATAAGCGTGGCAGTGGCTAATTTTCTAAAGCAAAAAGGCGCAAGGAAAATAGAGCTTAAAAATACAAATTTAAGTGTGGCAAAGGGTGTTGAGGCTGAAATTTCAGGTAAAAAATTTTATGCAGGAAGCAAGCGATTTTTAGTTGAAAATGGTATTAGCTTTGATGAAGCTGAAGAAAATGTGAGCTTTTTTGTGGGGCTTAATGGTGAGTTAGTGGCGAAATTTTACCTAAAAGATAGCATAAAACCTGAAGCAAAGGCCTTGATAGACGAGCTAAAGAGCGCTGGCATGAAAGTGTGTATCTTAAGTGGCGATGTACAAAAAGTGGTAAAAAACGTGGCAGATGAGCTTGGCGTGAGTGAGTTTAGAGCAGAGATGTTACCTGAAACGAAAGCTAAATTTATAAGCGAACTAAAAGAGCAGGGCAAAAAGGTGCTAATGGTAGGGGACGGCATAAACGACGCAGCAGCACTTAGCCTTGCTCATGTTGCCATTTGCATGGGAAGTGGGGCGGCAATAAGCTTAGAAAGAAGCGATGTAGTGCTACTTGATGATAGTTTAAAAAGTCTAGCAAAGGCCATAAAAATCTCAAAATTTACTTACAAAACGATAAAGAAAAATTTGCTCTTTTGTCTTCTTTATAATGTTCTTGCTGTGCCATTTGCTGTGTGTGGCTATGTCATTCCGCTATTTGCTGCACTTTTTATGTCGCTTAGCTCGCTAAGTGTTATCTTAAACTCGCTTTATATTGTTAGAAAATTTAAGGAAAAATAATGGATAGCGCGACACTTGCGATGCTAGTTTTTATCTCAGTTTTGATGGGAGCATTTTTACTTTTTGGCGTGCTTTGGGGGATAAAAAATAAGCAATTTGAGGACTACCGAAAATTTTTAGACGGAGCAAATTTGGACGATGAAGATGCGCTAAATGAAGCTTATGAGCTAGAGCTTCGCAAAAAAGAAGCTCTAAAAAAGAGGCTATAGGCTAGCAGTAAAGATAAGGCTAGCTCTCGATAGTTGGCTCGCCAAAAAGTCTATTGGCCTCTTTTAGCACACCTTGTTCTCTTTGCCTTTGAAGCTCTTCTGGTGTTTTTGGCTCTTTATTTAGCATCAAAGTAAAGTTATTTTTCTCGTTTTGTAGCTCGCTTTTTATCTCAGTTTTTGGCTCATTTTTAGTTTCAATGTTATTTGCATTTAGTCTTGAAATTTCCTCATCAAGCTCGTCTA
It includes:
- the ccoS gene encoding cbb3-type cytochrome oxidase assembly protein CcoS, with the protein product MDSATLAMLVFISVLMGAFLLFGVLWGIKNKQFEDYRKFLDGANLDDEDALNEAYELELRKKEALKKRL
- a CDS encoding heavy metal translocating P-type ATPase; its protein translation is MPQSRCAHCRLKFDENVMISNESGLKFCCVGCKGVYEILDENGLSEFYERLGKNTLTPASNGANIKNLAANFSELVTKEGDFSQISFLIDGITCSACIWLLEKALFSLPGVLEVNINSLNQKAVIIFDEQELLVEQIIEKIYAVGYVPKPYATSQKEDELAKKRRNFYTKALVGIFATMNIMWLAIAQYSGYFSGIRGDIKDILSFAQFVLATPVLFYTGSEFFKGAKIAIKNASPNMDLLVITGASITYIYSIYAMFTRSGESYFDSVAMIITFVFIGKFLEILGKKKALETSNFLNDMLLTKVCILEDGKDVLKEPRDVNLGEKIVLRSGERALLDGVVLSGEASMDSSSLTGESLPVTLGVGQEVKSGVICQNGQIIYEAKKIFKNSYLNQLINLLQNAELKKPNIELVVNKIASKFSLSVLTLAFFTFWFWYFKFGFSEAIVTAVSVIVIACPCALALATPVSSVCALGVAFKNRVLFKEAKFFESLAKCDVAVFDKTGTLTKAEFEVSDFFIKESISLDEIYSLALISNHQISVAVANFLKQKGARKIELKNTNLSVAKGVEAEISGKKFYAGSKRFLVENGISFDEAEENVSFFVGLNGELVAKFYLKDSIKPEAKALIDELKSAGMKVCILSGDVQKVVKNVADELGVSEFRAEMLPETKAKFISELKEQGKKVLMVGDGINDAAALSLAHVAICMGSGAAISLERSDVVLLDDSLKSLAKAIKISKFTYKTIKKNLLFCLLYNVLAVPFAVCGYVIPLFAALFMSLSSLSVILNSLYIVRKFKEK